One Cydia amplana chromosome 18, ilCydAmpl1.1, whole genome shotgun sequence DNA segment encodes these proteins:
- the LOC134656603 gene encoding uncharacterized protein LOC134656603 — MPSVPLAPLADWPHLQGLALADPEFHKPQPVDMILGEDIFMDIVRDGIVRGKPGTPTAINSVFGYLLGGKVNFTSNVSTPRHTCFTSFDNDNLQKFWELESVPELRSYTPEEKLCESFFQKTHKRDDTGRYVVALPFKPDAPPLGESRQISLARFHKLEYRLERNPQLKADYHACLQEYVDLNHMELADDNPPTGASYYIPHDSVSKISETTRTRVVYDAGCRTTSGHSLNDTLLTGPKLHLDIVDVLLKFRVHNIAFCSDIKQMHRNILVRESDRDFQRILWRQSPEEPLRDYRLRTVTFGVSSSPYLALRTIKQLAHDEAERFPLASPVLLNDVFVDDVVTGADTIAEALALQQELIVRFCPVSRRAAGVTSRQLTTALTRRRAVCCPPRSYKMTCGSMVLHGSNKVTTPGLYKNR, encoded by the exons ATGCCTAGTGTACCACTAGCACCTCTCGCTGATTGGCCTCATTTGCAGGGCCTCGCTTTGGCCGACCCTGAATTTCATAAACCTCAGCCGGTTGATATGATACTAGGCGAGGATATCTTCATGGATATTGTTCGCGATGGCATTGTCAGGGGTAAACCTGGAACGCCCACCGCAATTAATAGTGTGTTTGGTTATTTGCTAGGAGGTAAAGTGAACTTTACTTCCAATGTTTCGACTCCACGCCATACTTGTTTTACGTCGTTCGACAACGACAATCTTCAAAAGTTTTGGGAGCTGGAGTCAGTACCAGAGTTGCGGAGTTACACTCCCGAAGAAAAGCTATGCGAATCCTTTTTTCAAAAGACGCATAAGCGCGACGACACAGGGCGATACGTAGTCGCTCTGCCATTCAAGCCCGACGCACCGCCGCTCGGCGAGTCTCGGCAAATTTCTCTAGCACGATTCCATAAATTGGAATACCGTCTAGAACGTAACCCCCAGTTGAAGGCGGATTATCACGCGTGCCTCCAGGAGTACGTGGATCTCAACCACATGGAGCTCGCGGACGATAACCCCCCCACTGGCGCGAGTTATTACATACCCCACGATTCTGTGTCAAAAATTTCCGAAACTACACGCACACGCGTAGTATATGATGCTGGGTGTCGCACGACAAGTGGACACTCCTTGAACGACACTTTGTTAACGGGTCCTAAGTTACACTTAGACATCGTTGACGTTCTTCTAAAGTTCAGAGTGCATAACATTGCATTTTGTTCCGACATCAAACAGATGCATCGCAATATTCTTGTGCGTGAAAGTGATAGGGACTTTCAGCGCATCCTTTGGCGTCAATCGCCCGAGGAGCCTCTGCGCGACTATAGGCTTCGTACCGTCACATTCGGTGTAAGTAGTTCCCCCTATCTCGCATTACGCACAATCAAACAGCTAGCTCATGATGAAGCTGAGCGTTTCCCACTCGCCTCACCAGTCTTACTAAATGACGTCTTTGTCGACGATGTGGTGACCGGTGCAGATACCATAGCCGAGGCCCTCGCTCTGCAGCAGGAGCTGATAG TGAGATTTTGTCCCGTGTCCCGGCGAGCTGCTGGCGTCACGTCCCGTCAGCTGACAACAGCGCTGACCCGGCGTCGCGCGGTCTGCTGCCCGCCGCGCTCGTACAAAATGACTTGTGGCTCCATGGTCCTACATGGCTCCAACAAAGTCACGACTCCTGGCCTATACAAAAACCGGTAG
- the LOC134656604 gene encoding sucrase-isomaltase, intestinal-like: MIPYVKEADEANNEYDIDEVDINNLYNDEKKTHYDWYDQILLNRPLKVIVVTLLLAILAPVLIYQLLFFSSIEHAPNDGYSTGSCVVPRASRLPCGLGNVTQDECHLLCCYDLNSHVCFHRYPSRFSYIIDRNIWEEWSEEVILHPRVANVPFSSQSSIPKLRLSIDEISPSHLSLLFYNAEIMSHEGRRIEHKNYTHHVDSPEMTVTVEGSQGLIFSTIRGPLIASNDIWEIAFKLTNESMYGLGELPLTAGTVKVLYRHKGDFSTIPLLFAKVNDSYHGLLIDSDAPTEVFVHEENQIVLRSITNEGLKLHVFVGPKPSDVMSDAMTVIGANEQLEYWMLGAHICSESPKTAEDAITDLKEFMSSAASESLPFDSHCGSAPVVFDSNCEDDQLIEEAADVIKSAGKRYVPQVSPYIRYHEVNETSDENEASDEIEMKRTDNGTCIDIISDHKQYILHSAFDANYTSDVYVGVVGDDTFVYPMFENASVEFMKRLWAYEVEIDGIIIQNNWPLDESLKSNETGLYLPYFSKNLEEVFEYTPKWNAVYYNDTNKYFYKHNKYGNHVVSAFKNLFVTEVPMWSTSNWLDGSVNINRQNIDASWTNLRKELVEAALGGISGHWLWSVPVCGDTDTFDSDTQTSLCVKWYMAATYMPLIKIHSSSVPTHPLAFTGTNKNLMLGALRKRLSLLPYFFTTMQSGPLLRPMFYQFPSSEYLKDLITQYSVGDDLVIVPNLLPSQTHVHFWIPPGVWYELWGGLQIQGKEGEVVSMTTTEADLLTLIRGGAILIMQKDVMTSAEETRLRADFSLTIALDCETNHTTATSSTSMDSNCLANGSLYITSQLSLVLQTNERQLNIRAVGEDFEVMCGENAKVAHVIKDISVYGLDDEYNNYDNHRQVSVNINLCDLKDATNDEILYTYVFRRGTD, translated from the exons ATGATTCCTTATGTTAAGGAAGCTGATGAAGCCAACAATGAATATGATATAGATGAAGTTGACATTAATAATCTTTATAATGATGAGAAAAAAACAC ACTATGACTGGTATGATCAAATTCTTCTTAATAGACCGTTGAAAGTGATCGTTGTGACCTTGCTACTGGCAATTTTAGCACCAGTACTGATCTATCAATTGCTGTTTTTCTCGAGTATAGAGCACGCCCCAAACGACGGATACTCAACGGGGTCTTGCGTTGTGCCAAGAGCTTCCCGACTACCATGTGGCTTGGGTAATGTCACTCAGGACGAATGCCACTTACTATGCTGTTACGATTTAAATAGCCATGTATGCTTCCACCGATATCCTTCAAGATTCTCCTATATAATCGACCGCAATATATGGGAAGAATGGTCAGAAGAAGTGATCCTGCACCCTAGAGTTGCGAACGTACCCTTTTCATCTCAAAGTAGCATACCTAAGCTCAGGTTATCAATCGACGAAATATCGCCTTCACATCTGTCTTTACTATTTTATAATGCGGAAATAATGTCTCACGAGGGTAGGAGAATTGAGCACAAGAACTACACTCACCACGTGGATTCACCTGAAATGACCGTCACCGTGGAGGGTTCTCAAGGTTTGATATTTAGCACCATAAGAGGCCCGTTGATAGCTTCAAATGATATATGGGAAATAGCTTTCAAGTTAACCAACGAATCAATGTACGGTCTCGGAGAATTGCCCTTGACAGCGGGCACAGTAAAGGTCCTTTACCGACATAAAGGTGACTTCAGTACTATTCCCTTATTATTTGCTAAAGTGAATGACTCGTATCACGGGCTATTGATCGATTCTGACGCCCCGACGGAAGTGTTCGTGCATGAAGAAAATCAGATTGTGTTACGCAGCATCACGAATGAGGGATTAAAATTGCATGTGTTTGTCGGACCAAAACCTAGTGATGTCATGAGTGACGCAATGACAGTTATTGGGGCTAATGAACAATTAGAGTATTGGATGCTTGGTGCACATATCTGCAG tgAATCTCCAAAGACTGCAGAAGATGCTATAACGGACTTGAAAGAATTTATGAGTTCAGCAGCTAGCGAAAGTCTTCCATTCGACAGTCACTGTGGCTCGGCGCCCGTAGTGTTTGACTCTAACTGTGAGGATGACCAGCTCATTGAAGAGGCAGCTGATGTCATAAAGTCGGCTGGAAAACGATATGTGCCGCAAGTATCTCCTTAC ATTAGATACCACGAAGTAAATGAAACATCAGATGAAAACGAGGCATCAGATGaaattgaaatgaaaagaacaGATAACGGAACATGTATAGACATAATATCAGACCACAAGCAATACATCCTCCACAGCGCATTTGATGCAAATTATACTTCAGATGTCTACGTGGGTGTAGTTGGTGACGACACCTTTGTTTATCCAATGTTTGAAAACGCTTCTGTTGAATTCATGAAAAGATTGTGGGCATACGAAGTCGAAATAGATGGTATtatcatacaaaataattggcCGTTAGACGAGTCTCTGAAGAGCAACGAAACTGGGTTGTACTTGCCGTACTTTAGTAAG AACTTGGAAGAAGTATTTGAATATACTCCAAAATGGAATGCAGTATATTATAATGATACCAATAAGTACTtctataaacataataaatacgGAAACCACGTCGTGTCTGCTTTTAAAAATCTGTTCGTTACCGAGGTCCCAATGTGGTCGACCAGCAATTGGTTGGATGGGAGTGTGAATATAAACAGGCAGAATATCGACGCGTCTTGGACGAACTTGAGAAAGGAACTGGTGGAAGCTGCTTTAGGAGGGATTTCCGGCCATTGGTTATGGTCTGTACCCGTTTGCGGCGACACGGACACCTTCGACTCTGATACCCAGACTAGTTTGTGTGTCAAGTGGTACATGGCTGCGACATACATGCCTCTTATAAAAATCCACTCATCATCCGTCCCTACTCATCCGTTAGCCTTTACTGGGACTAATAAAAACTTAATGCTCGGAGCTTTAAGGAAACGCTTGTCCTTGCTGCCGTATTTCTTCACCACGATGCAATCAGGACCACTTTTGAGGCCAATGTTCTATCAGTTCCCATCCTCTGAGTATTTAAAAGACTTGATTACTCAGTATAGCGTTGGTGATGACCTTGTGATTGTACCGAATCTGTTGCCGAGCCAAACACATGTGCATTTTTGGATACCACCGGGTGTGTGGTATGAGCTGTGGGGAGGTTTACAGATACAAGGAAAAGAGGGGGAGGTTGTCTCAATGACCACCACGGAGGCGGACTTATTAACTCTTATTCGTGGTGGAGCAATCCTCATAATGCAAAAG GACGTCATGACCTCAGCCGAAGAAACCCGTTTGCGCGCAGATTTCTCTCTCACTATCGCCCTCGACTGTGAAACCAATCACACGACCGCAACAAGTTCTACAAGTATGGATTCAAATTGCCTTGCTAACGGTTCGTTGTATATTACAAGCCAGTTGTCTCTTGTATTACAAACAAATGAACGACAATTAAATATTAGAGCCGTCGGTGAAGATTTTGAAGTAATGTGTGGAGAGAACGCCAAAGTGGCACATGTAATTAAAGATATTAGTGTATATGGTCTGGATGatgaatataataattatgataacCACAGGCAAGTTTCAGTGAATATAAATTTGTGTGATCTTAAAGATGCCACGAATGATGAAATTCTGTATACCTATGTGTTCCGTCGAGGAACagattag